The Pseudomonadota bacterium sequence GGAGCCCCCTTGGGCACCAATAACCGCGTTGCATCGCTTGCCAAGGGCTACGGCCATTGCCGGCGCGATGCGCCTTATTCTTGGCGCCCAACGGGGCTCTGAAACGCAACAGACTTCTAACTCAGGACACTAGCCGCAACCGAACAAAATCGCTCGCTGGTCGAGTCGCTCATCGAGGAGATCGGTGCGTTTCTAGACTAGCGCCCTGGGCTGGTTACCGCGCGCTAAGGATCAATCAAGGCAGTTCGGCGACGCCAGCGTCCACCAGCGACTGGATGTCCTCAGCGGAATAACCCAATCCTTCCAGCACCGACCGACCATCTGCCCCCGGGTGAGGCACCGGCATGCGAACGCCCAGGCGCTGCTGCCCGAGCTGGATCGGCATTGCCGGCAGCTTCGTTTCGCCGCCGTCGGGCAAATCCAGGTCGAGTAATCCGCCCGAGGCGTTGAGATGCGGATCGTCGAACAGATCCTCCGGCTTGCCGATGGGCGCAAAAGGCACGCCACACTGGTCCAGCTCGTGCATCAACTCCGCCTTGTCCATCTCCATAAACCGCGCCTGAACTCGCGGGAGGATGACGTCGCGCTTACCCACCCGATTGCCGTTTTCCTTAAGCTCCGGGTCGTCCGCCAGGTCGTCCAGGCCAAAATGTCGAGTAAAGGTCTGCCACTGGCCATCGCTGACGACACCCACAAATACCTGATCGTCGCCTTGGCACTTGAAAACGTCATACACCGCCCAGGCTGAGACCCTTACGGGCATCGGCTGGGCCGGCTGGCCGGTCACCGCCATCTGCGCCATATGCTGGCCAACGAGGAATGCCGTCGTTTCAAACAGCGCACTGGTGACCTGTTGCCCTTGGCCGGTCGCCTGGCGCTGCTGCAGCGCCGCCAGCACGCCAATGGCTCCGAACATACCGCCGGTCACGTCGATCACCGACGCTCCGGCCCGCAGCGGTCGGCCGGGTGGCCCGGTCATGTAGGCCAG is a genomic window containing:
- a CDS encoding CaiB/BaiF CoA-transferase family protein, with translation MNDTNLPLSGISVVEFSHMVMGPVVGLMLADLGADVIKIEPIGGDKTRRLRGSGAGYFSMYNRNKQSLCLNLKSDEGKAIARSLATKADVLLENFRPGAMDKLGFDYESLSAENPGLIYCSARGFLAGPYEHRTALDEVTQMMGGLAYMTGPPGRPLRAGASVIDVTGGMFGAIGVLAALQQRQATGQGQQVTSALFETTAFLVGQHMAQMAVTGQPAQPMPVRVSAWAVYDVFKCQGDDQVFVGVVSDGQWQTFTRHFGLDDLADDPELKENGNRVGKRDVILPRVQARFMEMDKAELMHELDQCGVPFAPIGKPEDLFDDPHLNASGGLLDLDLPDGGETKLPAMPIQLGQQRLGVRMPVPHPGADGRSVLEGLGYSAEDIQSLVDAGVAELP